The genomic window ATCTTTAGGAGGGAATGAATATGTTTTTACTTTTGATTTCATTAATCACAGGAACCATCGGCATTATGCTAGGAAGTGCCCTGGGATTGGAAACTGTACTCGGGGTATTCGGCTTTTTATGTCCTACGATTTTTCTCTTTGAGAAAATGTATGTAAGAGTAGAAGAAAGAGGTGACGTCAGTGATGAAACAGAGTAGGCAGACACTATCATAAGCCTTCATATCTTCATAATGGTCTATACGTAAGCGTCAAACCCAGCCCACATACTCAAGCTCACTAAAATTTGATAGCATATATAAAAATACCGCTTATCTCCAAGAGATAAACGGCTGATGTTTACGTATCCTTTTCTGTTTTATGCCTAATTTCATCGGGGATGGTTTTTGCCCATGGCAAATGAGCATCCAACGATTTCGGATCTTCGATATCCGTATTTGGAAGCTGCTCAAATAAGTAGTTGAGATACTGGAAAGGATTTAGTTTGTTGGCCTTTGCCGTTTCAATAATGGAGTAGCAAATAGCACTGGCGCTAGCCCCTTTCGGTGATTTAGAGAAAAGATAGTTTTTTCGTTTATGTGCTTAAGAACATAAACGAAACAACGGGTTATTTTCTACATAATAAGTGAAGGAACGACAGATTGAAATCGAAACGCCGTAGTTTTATCGGTGAAACAACACACTGTGTTAGGTAAAGCGGAGGACTAAAATACCGGATTCATTAAATAAGACTATGACCGGGGTCATAGCCTTATGAATTAATATAATGATTGTGCATCAATGGCAGCCATCATGACCTCGGCATCCATGGTCTGTTTTTGCATCTGCGCACCAAGATCCAGGGCATAACTCAAGACATTGTCGATAAGCCTTGGGTTGCCCCGGCTATAACTATGAGCCGCGCTGATCGCTGCTTCATTGATAAGAGAAGGGGCTCCTCCGGCATTGGAAAGCTTATGGTGGATATAGTGCTTGACCTCCGTATCGTCCAGGCCCTGGTAATTATAGTGAACGGTAATACGTTGCTTTAAGGCCTCATGTATGGGTTTTTCCAGGGTATTATTCAAATGCGGCTCCCCGGCAAGGATGAGGGTAAAGCAGTTCAGGGAATCATAGCCATGGTTCATGAGCATTTTAAGGTCTTTGAGGATACCGGAGTTGAGATATTGGGCTTCATCGATGGCGATGATCAATGGTTTACGCTTCTCCTTGTAGAGGTAATAAATCCGCTGTTGAATGCTTTTAAACATGGTGGTTTTCCCACCATTAGCATCTAAGCCCA from Isachenkonia alkalipeptolytica includes these protein-coding regions:
- a CDS encoding ExeA family protein; translation: MANSFYGLSHNPFDKHLLKESDAFTSADHKSMMDRLEYLKEIRGIGIFTASPGMGKSYALRCFAKSLNENLHQMEYICLSTISVSEFYKQLCHALGLDANGGKTTMFKSIQQRIYYLYKEKRKPLIIAIDEAQYLNSGILKDLKMLMNHGYDSLNCFTLILAGEPHLNNTLEKPIHEALKQRITVHYNYQGLDDTEVKHYIHHKLSNAGGAPSLINEAAISAAHSYSRGNPRLIDNVLSYALDLGAQMQKQTMDAEVMMAAIDAQSLY